From one Musa acuminata AAA Group cultivar baxijiao chromosome BXJ2-6, Cavendish_Baxijiao_AAA, whole genome shotgun sequence genomic stretch:
- the LOC135614592 gene encoding receptor-like protein EIX2, translating to MKFVNLSTASPDWLRAVNQLPSLEQLYLSGCGLTDLPDSLSRVNLTALTTLDLLGNFFNSTFPSWLFELRSLSYLAISNSELYGTVPAGFGNLTRLAQLDLSGNSLSGSIPVDLWSLASLTTLDLSHNSFTSPLLPEIGNTTSLSQLNLVQCFLVGSIPAEIGRLTSLTELRLSGNSLSGRIPAEIGNLSSVTQLDLGHNSLSGLIPVEIGKLSDLSSLDLSDNSLEGTMSELHFVNLTELVVLYAYANPLTIRFDHDWVPPFQLQSIKVDTCDLGPAFPRWLRSQEFLTDIDLSNTSIEDTLPDWFWNSSSSTIMDINLSHNKIGGVLPASLESMATLMLLNLSSNLFRGRIPVLPPNLQALDLSSNSLSGSLPSTISSQLGYLFLSHNYLHGSIPSSYVCDLQQLYALDLSNNQISGEIPRCRPEGSQLLFVNLANNKLRGKIPDSIGNLGNLQFLHLNNNSLFGRIPSSLQHCSRLAVIDLGNNKFSGSIPAWIGQSLRNLQVLLLRSNMFSGHIPLQLGRSSNLQIIDLSNNRLSGSVPHSFGNFSAMISASKSMASTVSNIMDFALSSFVASESISLVTKGDEFSFSTILRFVKSIDLSNNDLSGMIPPEIGSLFALQTLNLSRNSFEGMIPNTMGDMKSLETLDLSFNKLSGVIPQSFSALNSLSHLNLSYNNLSGAIPSGNQLQTLNDASIYIGNVHLCGPPVTKSCSDDPNVDSTEEEYKQGSHVLSFYLGTGLGYLVGLWSVFVIMLFKKDWRLVYFATMDKMYDRAYVAIKIRMRNWHGAAGRM from the coding sequence ATGAAATTTGTCAACCTCAGCACGGCCTCTCCCGATTGGCTACGAGCCGTGAACCAGCTGCCCTCCCTGGAACAACTCTATCTGTCAGGCTGTGGTCTCACTGACCTCCCCGACTCTCTTTCCCGCGTCAACCTCACGGCTCTCACCACCCTCGATCTCCTTGGCAACTTCTTCAACTCCACCTTTCCCAGCTGGCTTTTTGAACTCCGTAGCCTCTCCTATCTCGCGATCAGCAATTCTGAATTGTATGGCACCGTACCTGCCGGCTTTGGGAACTTGACTCGTCTCGCGCAGCTCGACCTTAGCGGCAACTCGCTTTCCGGTTCCATACCTGTCGATCTCTGGAGTTTGGCCAGTCTAACCACACTTGATCTCAGCCATAATTCATTTACGAGTCCCCTTCTACCTGAAATCGGGAACACGACAAGTCTGTCGCAGCTAAACCTCGTTCAGTGCTTCCTTGTCGGTTCCATCCCTGCCGAGATTGGGCGCTTGACCAGTCTTACGGAATTACGCCTCAGCGGCAATTCACTTTCGGGTCGAATCCCCGCCGAGATTGGGAATCTGTCCAGCGTAACGCAGCTCGACTTGGGTCATAATTCACTCTCCGGACTGATACCGGTTGAgatcggcaagctttccgacCTATCCTCGCTTGATCTCTCCGATAACTCCCTGGAGGGCACCATGTCCGAACTCCATTTCGTGAACCTAACCGAGTTGGTCGTCCTGTACGCGTACGCCAACCCTTTGACCATCCGATTCGACCACGACTGGGTGCCTCCTTTTCAACTTCAATCCATCAAAGTTGATACCTGTGACTTGGGTCCCGCGTTTCCAAGGTGGCTCCGTTCTCAGGAATTCCTCACTGATATTGATCTGTCCAACACAAGCATCGAAGACACACTGCCAGATTGGTTTTggaattcttcttcttccaccattATGGACATAAATCTGTCCCACAATAAGATCGGTGGAGTTTTGCCGGCATCCTTGGAGAGTATGGCCACCTTGATGCTCTTGAATTTGAGCTCCAATCTCTTTCGAGGTCGCATTCCTGTTTTGCCACCAAACCTACAAGCGCTGGACTTGTCCAGCAATTCTTTGTCGGGATCGCTACCCTCGACCATCTCATCACAGTTGGGCTACCTGTTCCTCTCCCACAACTATCTTCATGGAAGCATACCGTCGTCCTACGTCTGCGACCTGCAGCAACTTTATGCCCTTGATCTATCCAACAATCAAATATCAGGAGAAATCCCCCGTTGTCGGCCGGAGGGATCACAACTTTTGTTTGTCAATCTGGCGAACAACAAGCTACGAGGAAAGATTCCTGACTCCATCGGAAACTTGGGCAACCTTCAGTTCCTGCACTTAAACAACAACAGCCTCTTCGGACGTATTCCTTCGTCACTGCAACATTGCAGTCGGCTGGCTGTCATTGATCTCGGCAACAACAAATTCTCGGGAAGTATTCCAGCGTGGATCGGACAAAGTTTACGGAATCTGCAAGTACTCCTACTGCGCTCAAATATGTTTTCGGGCCATATTCCTCTGCAACTTGGACGATCGAGTAATCTTCAAATCATCGATCTCTCCAACAACAGACTATCGGGATCGGTACCGCACTCTTTCGGCAACTTCAGCGCGATGATCTCCGCGTCAAAGTCGATGGCTTCTACGGTTTCGAACATTATGGATTTTGCATTATCCTCTTTCGTGGCAAGCGAGAGTATATCTCTGGTTACCAAGGGCGATGAGTTCAGCTTCTCCACCATTCTCCGATTTGTGAAGAGCATAGATCTTTCGAACAATGATCTGAGCGGAATGATTCCTCCGGAAATCGGTTCTCTTTTTGCGCTTCAAACGTTGAATTTGTCGAGAAATAGTTTTGAAGGCATGATTCCGAATACAATGGGCGATATGAAGTCATTGGAAACTCTGGACCTATCATTCAATAAGTTATCCGGAGTCATTCCTCAAAGCTTTTCGGCGCTGAATTCTCTGAGCCACTTGAATCTGTCTTACAACAATCTATCGGGGGCGATTCCATCGGGGAATCAACTTCAGACGCTGAATGATGCATCCATTTATATCGGAAATGTCCATCTCTGTGGTCCTCCGGTGACCAAGAGTTGCTCCGACGATCCCAACGTCGATTCGACAGAAGAGGAGTACAAACAAGGATCTCATGTGCTGTCATTTTACTTAGGTACCGGGCTCGGATATTTGGTCGGCTTATGGAGTGTGTTCGTGATCATGCTGTTCAAGAAAGATTGGAGGCTCGTCTATTTTGCAACGATGGACAAGATGTACGACAGAGCTTATGTGGCAATCAAGATAAGAATGCGAAATTGGCATGGCGCTGCTGGTCGAATGTGA
- the LOC135613773 gene encoding receptor-like protein EIX2, with product MEAERDALLAFKAGILDPSRRLSSWRRPVDCCRWSGVVCDNTTGHVVQLNLQNADAYYDNSTVLGGEIGPSLLSLTHLRRLNLTQNDFGGARIPKFLGSFGRLRYLDLTYSNFDGAIPPQWVTCQPSAILVDGSKGL from the exons ATGGAGGCGGAGAGGGACGCCCTCCTCGCCTTCAAAGCCGGCATCCTCGACCCATCCCGCCGCTTGTCCTCGTGGCGTCGCCCAGTGGACTGCTGCAGATGGAGCGGCGTGGTGTGCGACAACACCACGGGCCACGTCGTGCAGCTCAACCTCCAGAATGCGGATGCTTACTACGACAATTCGACGGTGTTGGGGGGTGAGATCGGTCCATCTTtgctttctctaactcatttgCGTCGCTTGAATCTCACTCAGAACGACTTCGGGGGCGCCCGAATCCCCAAGTTCTTGGGTTCTTTTGGGAGACTCAGATATCTGGATCTCACTTATTCCAATTTCGACGGAGCCATTCCTCCCCAGTGGGTAACCTGTCAACCCTCCGCTAtcttggtagatggtagcaaag gactctag
- the LOC135613774 gene encoding receptor-like protein 50, which produces MASCSRGTHPVPRHYSFGLWLTSILLVTAATTPTTKGCVEGERDALLDFKTGIVKDPSSRLSSWRGRVDCCRWSGVVCDNRTGHVVELNLQNRYPDNDEMSIGGEIRPSLLLLTHLERLNLSHNDLSTDGLHWLSRLTSLRYLDMIFVNLSMASHDWLQAVNMLSSLEELHLSDCGLTDLPSSLSHVNLTALATLDISDNLFNSTIPNWLWKLHRLSYLDLSFSMFHGAIPAGIGNLADLRELHLSDNSLSGRPTESTLGHFRSSLTRPVHQKVGEEERMEKSLRVRSQQPWKLLRRQAVGDSNRLATGVNFDKDR; this is translated from the exons ATGGCCTCTTGCAGCAGAGGCACACACCCTGTGCCACGGCACTACTCTTTCGGGCTTTGGCTTACGAGCATTCTATTGGTCACGGCGGCAACAACGCCGACGACGAAGGGGTGCGTAGAGGGCGAGAGGGACGCCCTCCTCGACTTCAAAACCGGCATCGTCAAGGATCCTTCCAGCCGTTTGTCATCATGGCGAGGCCGAGTAGACTGCTGCAGATGGAGCGGGGTGGTCTGTGACAACAGAACCGGCCATGTCGTGGAGCTCAACCTCCAGAATCGCTACCCTGATAACGATGAGATGTCTATCGGAGGTGAGATCAGACCATCCTTGCTCCTGCTAACTCATTTGGAGCGTCTCAACCTCAGCCACAATGACTTATCGACCGATGGCCTGCACTGGCTCTCGCGTCTCACTTCCTTGAGATACCTCGACATGATCTTTGTGAACCTTTCCATGGCCTCCCACGATTGGCTTCAAGCAGTGAACATGTTGTCCTCACTAGAGGAGCTACATTTATCAGACTGTGGGCTCACCGAcctcccctcttctctttcccatgtcaaCCTCACAGCACTGGCCACTCTGGACATCAGTGACAACCTCTTCAACTCCACCATCCCCAACTGGCTATGGAAACTCCACAGACTCTCTTATCTTGATCTCAGTTTTTCTATGTTTCATGGTGCCATACCCGCTGGGATTGGAAATTTGGCCGATCTAAGAGAACTTCATCTTAGTGATAATTCACTTTCAG GAAGACCGACCGAGTCAACGTTGGGCCATTTCCGTAGCAGTCTCACACGTCCCGTCCATCAAAAAgtaggagaagaagaaaggatggagAAGTCACTTCGAGTCCGTTCGCAGCAGCCGTGGAAGCTTCTTCGAAGGCAGGCGGTGGGGGACTCGAACCGCTTGGCGACCGGAGTCAACTTCGACAAGGATCGGTGA